In one Rutidosis leptorrhynchoides isolate AG116_Rl617_1_P2 chromosome 8, CSIRO_AGI_Rlap_v1, whole genome shotgun sequence genomic region, the following are encoded:
- the LOC139864806 gene encoding NDR1/HIN1-like protein 6 — protein sequence MADHQKIHPAPVQPEHDLESQQKPSAPLVPEGSSKSDTTHPIEPFPPHQRTIPVHYSKPPKRRSCCAQLLCWLLFLIIVLIICVGILAAIVYFGFDPKIPKYSVDGLTITRFGLDNDTSLYAQFNVNITARNPNSKIGIYYENGSKLSVSYMGTNLCEGSLPKFYQGHKNTTVLDVALTGQTRDAGGLMNSLLAQQQTGSVPLVLRVRVPVKIKLGNLKLPKWKPVVRCKLDVNSLSTDNVIRIRDSSCSFKFKL from the coding sequence ATGGCAGATCACCAAAAAATCCACCCGGCCCCGGTTCAGCCCGAGCATGACCTTGAGTCGCAGCAGAAGCCCTCTGCACCATTGGTCCCTGAAGGCTCATCCAAGTCCGATACCACCCATCCGATCGAACCCTTCCCACCGCACCAACGAACCATCCCTGTTCATTATTCTAAACCACCAAAAAGAAGAAGTTGCTGTGCTCAATTATTATGTTGGTTACTATTTCTCATAATAGTACTAATTATTTGTGTAGGCATCTTAGCAGCCATTGTATACTTCGGTTTCGACCCGAAAATACCAAAATACTCCGTTGATGGCTTGACAATTACTCGATTCGGACTCGACAATGACACAAGCTTGTATGCACAGTTTAATGTAAACATTACTGCAAGGAACCCGAACTCGAAAATAGGAATATATTATGAAAATGGATCCAAGTTGAGTGTTAGTTATATGGGAACAAATCTTTGTGAAGGTTCATTGCCTAAATTCTATCAGGGTCATAAGAATACTACAGTTTTAGACGTGGCTCTAACAGGACAAACCAGGGATGCTGGTGGTTTGATGAACTCGTTATTGGCTCAGCAGCAGACGGGCTCGGTTCCGTTGGTTCTGAGGGTTCGGGTTCCGGTTAAGATTAAGTTAGGTAATTTGAAGTTGCCAAAATGGAAGCCAGTTGTGAGGTGCAAGCTTGATGTGAATAGTTTATCTACTGATAATGTTATCAGGATTAGAGATAGTAGTTGTAGTTTTAAGTTTAAGTTATGA